In candidate division TA06 bacterium, one DNA window encodes the following:
- a CDS encoding TIGR00159 family protein: MEFLQFRFVDFIDVVVVAFIVYQFLRFIKGTRATQMLIGLGLLFVLALVANFWELYGLKWIVASFKTIWIVAFVIVFQPEIRRALAELGRSRVVRFFFKVSPVRPIKEVVKASELLRSRRIGGLVVLEAEVGLRNYVQTGTKIDARVSADLIASIFTPKSPLHDGAVIVAEDTILAASCILPLSDSPILDKKLGTRHRAALGLSEETDAACIVVSEETGSISFAHRGKLIHGLTFLDLEKKLVSVMP, encoded by the coding sequence ATGGAGTTTCTACAGTTCAGATTCGTCGATTTTATAGATGTAGTGGTAGTCGCATTCATTGTCTATCAGTTCTTGAGATTCATAAAAGGAACAAGAGCAACCCAGATGCTTATCGGTCTCGGTCTCCTTTTTGTCCTTGCTCTGGTTGCGAACTTCTGGGAGCTTTACGGGTTAAAATGGATTGTGGCTAGCTTCAAGACCATCTGGATTGTAGCATTTGTGATTGTCTTCCAGCCAGAGATAAGACGCGCACTGGCCGAGCTTGGAAGGAGCAGGGTAGTCCGCTTTTTCTTCAAGGTTAGCCCGGTAAGACCAATAAAGGAGGTAGTGAAGGCTTCGGAACTTCTCAGAAGTCGGAGGATAGGCGGACTTGTGGTGCTCGAGGCAGAAGTGGGTCTTAGAAACTACGTTCAGACTGGCACAAAAATAGACGCACGGGTATCAGCAGATCTGATCGCATCCATATTTACTCCCAAATCTCCGCTGCATGACGGCGCGGTGATAGTGGCCGAAGACACGATCTTGGCTGCATCATGCATACTCCCTCTCTCGGACAGTCCTATCCTGGACAAGAAGCTGGGTACCAGGCATCGAGCGGCCCTGGGCCTTTCTGAAGAGACGGACGCAGCGTGCATCGTCGTCAGCGAGGAGACAGGCAGCATCTCTTTTGCGCACAGAGGTAAGCTGATACACGGCCTTACTTTTCTCGATTTAGAAAAGAAACTGGTTAGCGTCATGCCATAG